Sequence from the Miscanthus floridulus cultivar M001 chromosome 16, ASM1932011v1, whole genome shotgun sequence genome:
AACGAAAAAATGTCTTCTTCCGTCTTCAGCGTCATGCTTAAGGAGAGGTCTGACTTGTTGGAAAATTGCGTAGTTCGCCAATTCCCGGGGCCTATTCGGCATGGCCAGTTAATTACATCCGCAAGACGAGCTAGCGAAAAACCTCTGATTAAGCTGCGCTTTATGGTCGTCAAATATTCGATTGATCGTCATCAGCCATATGTGATATATGGGGCAACAAAATATGGATGGCTTTATGTCCCCGAAGCTCGGTCGTGACATCGCCATCGCCACGTCAGGGTAAAACGGAACATATTGTTGATGAAGGGAATGACTTTCGCCTCGTTGGTGCCCAGTCATGTACGCCTAACACGGACGTGTGTGAGTTGCCTTTGCCTCGTCGATGCCCAGCAACCAAGTGTCCGATCCCGTTAATTGGGACGTGTAGATGGAGTAGTGACCTCGCCTCATCAGCACTTGACCATAGTTCCGTCTAGCCTCGTCGGCACTAGACGTAGATGATCACATATATAGTAGAAAATATGCAATAAATTAGCGGTATAGGTATTGCTTGGACCATGCTTGCTCATGTGAACAAATCAACAACCTCCCGGCGTCAACCTCCCGGCGTCGATATTTTATAGCGAAACGAGGCATTCTCGTCTCGTGTGTCTCGACTTTTCCGTCATCGCGACGAGCGGGGGTTCCTGTCTCGCGCATCGTATCAAATCATCAAGCTCGGTGAGGACAACCCCTCACTGTAATTATCAGCATTCCGAATTCGGAAAGTAATGTAATCCGGCCAATACGACCTCTTCGCCGAGTTCGGAAAGTAATGCGATCCAGCCAATACGACCTCTTCGCCATCGTAAAAAATAATTGGGATCAGACCAATATGACCTCTCCGCCATCCTAGAAATAATAAGGATCAGGCCGAGCCAATAACTAGCTCGGAGTATATGCATCTTACGAGCAATTGCTCATGCTCTTGTTAACGCATCAGATTAGATGCCCACCAGGAAACGTAACAACCGGGTCGTCGACACTTGATGGACGTGAGCGTGTACGATGCGGCAGCAAGGACCGGCGACTGGCTGGCGTTGGCTTGCTTCTCGGCGACTTGCTGCTTGCAGGCGGCGGCGACTTGCTGGTGTTGGCTTGCTTCTCGGCGACTTCCTGGCGTGGGCTTGCTTCTCGGCGACTCGCTGCTTGCAGGCGGCGGCTTCAATTCATAGAGGATGTGCAGCAGGGTCTCGGCGTGTATATGCGCATGCGGAAGCCTCCCGTTCTTAGGGGGCAACTAGCAGGCGCCGCCATCTATTATTCTTGTACGAGCAGGAGGGCGCCGGCGTGTATATGCGTACGCGTGGAACCCCCGGCTCTCAAGGGGTCTCAGCTGTTTATATAGGGGAGAGTAGCCGGGCGTTTGCCCCTCAGCCAAGCAAACATGTTTGGATTAGATCGAAAATCTCTTTCTGTAACGGACGGCAAATAGCAAACAGATTAGGACTCCATCAGTAAACAATCAGGTTTCCCTTACTATTCCAATTGTCGTTGGGCTCTCTATTTAATATATCATCAAATTTAAACAGGGTCGTGCGTGACGTTGACGTGAAGAGCCTGGACTACTTGCTTTCTACCCCAGGCTTCTCAATTCACGTTCATGGCATCCCAAATTAATCCCATGGGCCATTTTAGATTAAAGCGAACATATGGGCTGAGTAGCCCCAAATAACTTCGTTACAAAATTGATAAGACCGCCCAAAAATTTGCGATCAAACTCATGGTGCTTGCAAATACCAGCACCATATATTTGGACGACTATTTAACAATGGTCACTACCGGAGACTATGTAGTTACTGAGTGCCCGACAATTACtgagtgtcaaaagtcggggcactcggaaaacagtacttaccgagtgccaacactcggaaaatATAAACACCCGGTAGTCGACCGCTTTACTGAGTCAGCACACTCGGTAAATTCAGACACTGGATAAAACTACAAGTTTATCGaaggggcgcactcggtaaaaacagccactcggtattgaggtgccacgtcacctaggatagcaaccgtgcgccaaacggcgtcacggcatgacatgtttaccgagtgttatgagcatacactcggcaaacatcacggtAACAACAGCTCCGCCCATCAAGCGCTCATAGCAaataataaagttttaccgagtgtaagtgcacaacactcggtaaacactatcttttaccgagtgtattggcgcaacactcggtaaaattcaaccaaatttcttgtttttcccttcattctttttcctctatccacatatgatatttagtactccattccaaaatatggtgtttatttcgatttatttactatatttcacaaaattttcattctttatgaaaattaggtacatatcgtgtaaatttaattgtaataattaaaatcgaactcgataaatcacgagattggaagaattaacattgaagcatacatctatgttatagaaaaattttcataacgtttcggaagtatttttacattcgtcgctgccgaaccggtacatctcccaaagagacgctaaacattcacaatgacgagtaggatttctattaagagtgaaattcaacattatgatttgaacttggaattttttagatagtaaatagatgacatgaaatagttcatgtgaaagtttggtgaattttaggattaaattggcattttttcttttttgttttgcatgaaataatggatacttttaccgagtgtgacctcaaacactcggtaaaggttagccacagcccacctgtctgccacagtgggctgccatgcttctgtttaccgagtgccgtagatctgggcactcggtaaacatgtaccaggcccacatgtcattgggctgcggtgcttgagtttaccgagtgccgtacatctagccactcggtaaacagaagcattcaACACTAAGCCGTTCCTCCCTCAAATCGtgcacagacacacacacacaccgccgcggccgcctcctcccctccaccaccaccgccaccgggcggtcccccacagccgccgccaccggagagacggagagagagacagcggcaccggcgcaccggacgacgatcccctccgccgacgccgccctgtgctccctccttcgctcccgttcccgcgaggtggggtggggtgggcccAGCAGCAGCggtcgcctcctcccctccacgccgTCGCCAGCGCCTCCCCGCtgtcgccggcgcctccccaccgccgcggccgcctcctcccctcgaccaccgccgccaccgggcggtcccccacaaCCGCCGCCACCGGGGGAGGGCGGTCACCCGCCGCCACCGCGggactgccgccgccgcagccgcctcctcccctccaccaccgccgccaccgggcggtcctccaccgccgccgccaccggtaaATGCCCTAAGCCACCATATTTTCCTTTTTTCGAGTTATGACTATATGCATTTGTGCAATCTCTTTCTTGTTTCATTTTTTCTTGTATCTTGCTACTTTTGGTTTTGATGTTTTCTCTCAGTAGGGGGGCAATCCTTCCTGCCCCCTCCAAAAAAAAGGCAGAGGAAAAGTCATTCACGTTACACTTGGTTCAAAACTAATTACAGCATATTCATATTTTGGGGCCAACAAAAAGGAAACCTTCCCATTATCAATATTCATTCTTAgtaattaaaaaaaattacatcTATAATTAAAAAATAAGACAAGCCTGCACTAGCAAATGTATATTATTGCAAAGcataaaaaaagagaggaaatgccCGCCAACAATCAATATAGCAGTCAAGGTATACTTGAATTATTTGGCAAATAAACCATGTGGATAAAGTCATTTTGTGATTCCACACTTTCTGTTAGTACGCTAGAATGTaggaaaaaaaaggagaaaaatggATCTAGCATAAGACTATAGCAGAGATAGCGTACCGCATCCATCAAGCGTTCCAATGGGGTCAGCATTACTGATGCCATAGCAGTTAGATATCTCCAATTCTCCAGAAAAACTCCTGTTTTGTTTCACCAACTTTCCTTGCCTGTCATTGATTATTTTGGCCCCATTCTCACCATTGCTATGGCCAAAATCATTAGCATTTCGATGCCCAGGGTAATCAGCAGGGTGCAAAAGGGATGAAGATTGTGGAGGCAAGGAAGTAGTATCCCGAGCAGCAAGAGTGGCAAAGATGGAGCGAGATGGTAGGAGAAAGTAGAATTTTATTCCAGCAATCTCAATGAGGTCCTGAGAATTCAATTTAATAGGGACACTACCTGGGAGATAAGAGACCTCCCGAATGGTGCATCCATTTCTTCCAATGACTTTAATGGCAAAATGGTGGAGTTTAAAGTCATAGAATATACATGCATGGCAACGGGAAACTCGTTGGCTTCCGCATTCATATTTTGATAGATCAAAGTCTACAGTATAGCTTTCAGTGTTGCGCCCCAAGATGACTGAATAAGTTTGTATAAAGTACACAAAATTTTCACCCTGAAGCTTGGCAAAACTAGGCACCTTTTGACTCTGGCCAATAGATGTCACTACAGAATTTGAGGCTGCCATCTCTGGTGTTCCTGGTAGTCAAAGAAAACATTATGTGTTTACTTTCAGTTTCTTGTATGGAGTAAATAGGTTATTTGTTAAAATACAGTATGAATGGATTATATTAGCTGAATTGCATTATATGTCTATGCAGTCTCTTGCTAGACAGCTAAGGTAATGATGTTAGATGAACTAAACATTGTAAAAACATACTGATatgagaaaagggtccaaaacaacAAATTTATGCTATTAGAGAATACACTGGAGGTAACTACAGAAGTAGACTTTTTGCTTCCTTCAAATCATTCCACATAAGACATAGTGCACAGTACAAATGAAACCAATTTTCACTGTGACTTTAATATAGTTCAGTAATGTCCTTGATTTCACGAAGATACAGTTTTGGGGAACAAAAGTTCCATATTTTGTTCCAATATCTATCAGTGCTATTGATAAAAATATAAGATTATGTGTTCAATTACACTATGCTTCTTAGATCCAGACAGATACCGTGACGCTTGTATTTCCAAGTGTCTGGCCGTATGTTGCCTTATTGTGTTTTGAAGGGTAACAACTAACAGCTGACAACACTATTTTCCCCTATCATAATGTGTGGATCAACCTCTAACAAGGTAAAAGATGAATGCCTTTCAAAAAATGGCATGGCCCTAAAATTATATGTTAATATCAACTCTCTATATCAAGATTCAAAAACAGAACTGTTGAAAAAAATGATATATCAAAGTAATAATGTAAAAATACATGAAGGACCACAGTTAGCCTGTGATTTTGATTATTGATAGTGATGTCTACACAATAGCCTTGATGGTTGTGAAGCAAGGAGAGAAATAATATATACTGTACAAATCTTTTTGAACAAAAATGATGGGCTACTAGACCATATGAACAAATCTTTTTGATAGTGATGCCTGCACAATAGCCTTGATGGTTGTGAAGCAAGGACAGAAATAATATATACTGTACAAATCTTTTTGAACAAATCTTGCTAGTGATGTTTGTGGCTACAAAAAAATTGGTTCCATGTATTCCTCCATCTACAAGTGACATAGCGGCCTTTCAACCTTAGGTACAATCTCATCATCCAATCTAGCAAACATCTTCTAtgtgaatcgaccaagaacatgaatgtctatttatcatctcatatggtttttctctagcactactactctattgctctaaactgcaatatcgtctatatgttaggatggatgaccgtcagtggatgtacacgggctatcagaagaggggtcaatacacaaatgaatggattgaaaaagccaatgatttcatgatgaAGGCATTTGCAAATGGacggcgacatgcctggtgtccctgtaggaagtgtaagaacaaggcaatgaaaacatatgaggagatgactaaagatcttgtcaacaatggatttgtagagaactatacccggtggaccatgcatggtgaacgccatcgtgtgagagaagaggtcgtgagacaacagatcgaggagtttgattctgaagccggggtggcagaaatgttaaatgaccatgacatggctttcgatgaaggaagtgtagagcaggagccagagcaaactgcaaaggcgttttacgccatgttggatgcggcacaacaaccccttcacgggcgcaccaatgtttctaaactagatgccattgcacgtctaatggctgtgaagtcccaatttagctggagtagagaatccttcgatcaactATTGACAGTAGATGGCACCCTACTTCTGGATGATCACGTTCTACCAAAGAACAcgtatgagtcaaataaaatccttcgtgcactcaagatgtcgtacgagcagatacatgcttgtccgaactgatgcatcttattcaggggagaacatgctgacgataagtactgtccgaagtgtaaggcatctaggtacattgagttagaatctagtgatggtcggaagacgcaaacaaaagtcggcgcaaagatcctgaggtaccttcctttcataccgaccgaggatccaacggcttttcatgagcgaggaatccgcaaaacagatggcGTGGCACAAAACTAGACGccgatacactgacaagatgatacatccgttcgatggtgaatcatggaaaagcttcgatcggaagcatactgacaaagctgacgaggctcgtaatgtacgcattgcactggcaactgatgggttcaatccttatggaatgggttcttcaccatacacatgttggcccgtattcgtcatccctctcaacctcccacctggcgtcgcctttcaacggcaaaatattttcttgtcacttataattccaggacacctgggggctaatatgagtgtgtacatggagcctttgatagacgatttggtccgtgcatgggacgaaggggtagtgacatacgaccgattcacaaagacaaactttagaatgcatatttggtaccattattccatgcatgacttcctggcttatgggttattttgtggctggtgtgttcacacgaagatgccatgcccgatatgcaagtcagctgtggagttctttcggttggagaaggggggcaagttttcttcgtttgacaaacatcgacaattcctccctcttgaccacccattcaggagagacaagaagaactttcaaaaaggtgtcacagtggaagactctgcaccagaaatgatgacaggtgcccaggttcttgagatgttagatggtcttgtggtcgacaatgaaaaggggggcttcgtgggatacggaaaagagcatgcctggacacacaagtcgtgcttgtggaagcttccttactttaaggacctccttcttccacataacattgatgtaatgcacactgaaaagaatttcgccgaggcggtccttcacacaatcatggactgggaaaagtcaaaggacaatgtcaaggctagattggatcaagcaacgctgtgcgatagaccaaagctaaacatgttgcctcccttacgcgggaagtcatggaagaagcctaaggccgacttcatcctaacgagggcccaaaagaaagaagttcttcaatggttccaatcgttgatgttccctgacgagtatgcagcgaattggaggaggagtgtgaacttaagtaccatgcgaatcacagggctcaagagtcatgattaccacatatggattgagcgccttcttccggtgatggttcgtggctatttccctgatcacatctggcgagtgatggcagagttgagcatgttcttccgcaagctatgtgctaaggagatatctcggaccgagattgaagaaatggaaagaatggccccggtgttgctctgcaagttggagaagatctttccccccggcttcttcaatccgatgcaacatttgctcttgcacctaccatatgaggcaaaaatggggggccctgtgcatgcccgttggtgctatccaattgagcgatgcctaaaggttcttagaacaaaatgcaaaaataaatgcaaaattgaagcttcctgtgcagaggcatccattgtggaggaggtgtcatacttcacaacaagatactatgctgacaaccttcctaacgtgcataatccaccccctcgttacaatgctgccgaCAATCAGTCAACCCTCAGCCTTtttcgagggcaactcggaagtgcaagcgaacctaccttgaagatgttgTGCCTAGAAGAGTGCCGTTCTATCCAGCTGTATGTGTTGCGgaaccttgaagaggttggcccatacattgcgtaagttttacacaaacttgtttcttttcttgtcaatatttcgcatgcacccatccaaccctcttgttaacggccgttacagcaaatttgttctcctctaccatcgtccatcacggagggaacccaccgaagcgaaagttgaaacccttctaagacatggcgcgggagaacgaaatcccacttttatttgttggttcaaggaggaggtactgttcaatttcatttgttgtttgtacttaactctcaactcgacaaatatataacgaatcatcctacttgaactagcaggccaaaactgacgtgtctatgagtgccgagttgaggcaagttgacaatggatttgaatttagggtcaagtcattctctgtgtacgatgtcaatggatatcgctttcacacaactcggCATGAGCAGAGTCGGctgaatcgaagaaccacaaataccggtgttttcacgctaggcacagatgggttggactactatggaataattgaagaaatatacaaactcaagtttcctggttgtgtacctcttcgtcctgtcatattcaaatgccattggtttgatcccaaagaagtgataaagacccctgagcttgggttagtcgaagttctaaagtcatccgtcttgctaggagacgacgtgtacattgtggcccaacaggccatgcaagtttattatctctcatacccgtgccaaaccaaagaccgtcttaaggcgtatgatgttgtgtacaaggtatcgccgcatggtaaagtacccgtcccaaatgatgatgattataacatcgatgcaaacacatatgacggagagttctttcaagaagaaggattagaagggagttttgagattgtcttagatgtagatctcgcaatggaagtagacaatgatacggtcattgttgacggggatgatggagaggaggttcacaacgcgaaggacttgttattacttgagcaacaccattcaggcagtgtcgctagtgatgagactttgagagatgatcataattacgtcgacaatagcgatgatgagatttttggcccacctatcgatgatcttgatgattatttctagtacatgtaagactgtagtacttatggcaattttatacatgtatgatacatttacttattttgcatctcttttatacatgtatgatacatttacttattttgcatctcttttatacatgtatgatagatttacttattttgcatctcttttatacatgtatgatacatttacttttgtatatgcgtactgatagtttattcctattgttgcaggtgattgatggtgggcggtggaatcAGGAAGATTAGGTCGGTTATGACCTTACTGGCTAGTGGCGAGGGGTCtagccagggtggaggaggagggcgtgcacagactgagggtggagggcgtgcccagggaggaggaggacgatgacgacgagggcgtgccctgggaggtggagcccagggtggaggtggagcctagggtggaggaggagcccagggtggaggaggaggatggtgaCGACGAGGGCATCgagagccgacacctcctccacaggacgacgacaacgagttcatagcggccacggaggaggatgaggaggaggaggagaccagggaggagatagcggaggcggtgtgttgatgcaaaagtggatctgcaaacacaaagggctaatacccgaatcgatatccaaggcgtgccagtcgatttgacctgttaatcgacaaggatgaagatacgagcactttggtcctgacaacagcgatacgcccggaagtcacggccaagaggtactcacgcagaactcgaggatcgccgaaggtcgcactgaagcgatgtagctcgtcgaatcaatgagaactcgtaaaaaggaaaaataatgcaaattgacgaagtcgccgaaaagtaagtagatgcaaataggaataaaaattggttttgatattgattgatatatccattacattgcccctcactccatatttataccctgatctaaagagacacaaccaaacacaactaggacatcaaatccatacctaaggaaatacatgactcttacatgaatcatactctaatgaatatagaaaaggaaatcaactcctatttatttccctgtccgcctcaattacgatggaaatctcaccgacctccctTCCATCAGCATCcttcctatttcatcggcagtagtcttcaagcctcccttcatcggcatcgacaataacctccaacctcatcagcaatgcccgagtctaaatcaacctttccatcgaccaccaccagctatcggcaaccatctttacaagctagcTTTCATCGGCTACcagagtatacagtaactttccccttgccgattagtccacttcgatcattttgacacgtgcaaaaaaacggtgtcaacacatgccccccaatctcggaatataaaaccattaatgctccgaaatttactccagataacgcttgccttcgcccaattaccgtaactcattctccaagtcaaaacttgatctgttatcaaatccaatcaaatctaatcctgattctcgcacttcagtaaatatcgcacaatcaccaaccactcttgccttgattatggttaagataccgaaacaataacccatcggcaagatcctaacatgataatgctgtcattttcagaattaaaatatcctgtaccgatatctcttccaagtcatgattacttgccatcaacccatctgtacaatcccctgattatcgtgcgatcagttaccatatccatctgaaccacttcgacctacatgcgcgcggtatagagataagtccaaaatacccttactccaagcggcttataaatagattcctccggaacactcgtcttctaccctcagactccaatatttgacattttctctttccggcggcgacttcgacgaacaactgcgcgacctcaaccaacaagaattcttctccagcgttaacctcaagtctccggctcgtgcccccatcttcctcaagataatggcaatcaacttcgacgtccctacggttcgttccacttccattaccttttactttaattcccctagtttttgcaaatccatacagttggtgattttcctttcttttgttctccggatcctttaaacttaggaactgcgcaacaaattagttattccaaccgatcagccgcatgtccaatgtctaggaccaatgggcaacccagatccaaccaatctgattaatgcagaggttaacagaatcccctttagagcccaaaatttctctctgaatttatggaaagacacattccgatcttggcccaaaaccaccaaagggtggaaagattggtatttgagggttaatagatcgatgcaagtatactgggcagaacggaagttagaccaatgcattaggctatctattgccgatatgcagaagaatgaatcaatgatgactgcagctgcttacttctggtcagacacaacaaacacctttatgtttggacatggcccagctactcccacacttgccgatgtatacatgctcactggtttggatatttcaactgccgatgaaggctctatttatggcagaaaatctgaatatagggtgaatacccgcaacatcggcggttggacgggatacatccaagaatgccagaagactgggacagttaatcagagggaacatgccacattcttgaatatgtggttagaaaaattcatcttctgtggccgatcagtaggaccaactaACGCTTTCCTCCCTGCTGCTGAACTCCTGGCCAATGGCGTAagattccctcttggccgataccttctgagctccacttatcatcttcttcatcaagtgtctcagaaacttctgcttggtgaacccatcggcaacttaggaggcccatggtggttcatcaacatgtggctgaatacccatatgcacaaatggttgcaatgggacttctttgcccaacaatttcCACGAGAAATta
This genomic interval carries:
- the LOC136510181 gene encoding FHA domain-containing protein FHA1-like, translating into MAASNSVVTSIGQSQKVPSFAKLQGENFVYFIQTYSVILGRNTESYTVDFDLSKYECGSQRVSRCHACIFYDFKLHHFAIKVIGRNGCTIREVSYLPGSVPIKLNSQDLIEIAGIKFYFLLPSRSIFATLAARDTTSLPPQSSSLLHPADYPGHRNANDFGHSNGENGAKIINDRQGKLVKQNRSFSGELEISNCYGISNADPIGTLDGCGHLPVAAAVEDRPVAAVVEGRRRLRRRQSRGGGG